The nucleotide sequence CCCCAGCCCGACGAGCTGGAGCCTGACGCGTGGCACCACATCCTGGAAGACGCGGCCGTCCGACAGGTTCTGATGAACACCCCTGCTGGGCCGAGCGGAACACCAACCGGGTTCGGCTCTGCCTGCGTTCCTGGTGCCGAAGAGGAATTCCGCGCCGAAGTGCGCCTGGCACTGCACTGCGCGACCGAAGTGAACTGCTCGCCGATCAATGCAATGGCGGGTGTTCTGCCGCCGACCGTTGACCCGATGGTGGTCACCGACAGCTACCCCGGTAACTTCGCCCGGGCATCGGCCGAAGGTAGCGGCACCGACGTCACCAGAGCGATAGCAGTTTCCGATCCGCAGATCGCCGGAAGGCCCGCTCAGCAGCGGGCGCCGATGGATCAGCTCCGTCGATCGGGGCCGGTAGGACAATCGTCAGGCTGCCGGGGTGGTGCCCGCGGGGGTGTGACAGTCTGCTCGACAGGTCGATGACGGCGGGCGAGACTGCTGGTTCGCCTCCGCGCAGGGATCGGCGGAGGTCGACCGGCTGCTCCGGGGTTACCCCGGGGTAGGTATCGGTGGTACCGCATCACGTCGCAGGCACGCGGTTGCGCTCCGCGCAACGCCGTGCCCGCCAGGCGGGGACAGGTCGCCCGCCGTCGTCGATGCCATTTGACCAGGGCGGACGGGGGAGCATGCCGGACGGACGGGCTCGACTGGCGATTGCTCTCGCCGATGCCTTCCTGGCCGGCGCCTGGACTTCCGACGGCCTGCGCACCCAGGGGCAACTCGTCCTGGGAGCCAGACACGCCTGGCTCCGCCGACTGGCGCGCGAGGTGATCAAGGCCTATCCGGAGCCTCCCTCCGACCGGCCGCGGGAGCTGTTCGCGTTCGTCCTGCAGACGCAGGCAATGGCGCAGGTGGAGCGCCGGGCCGCCCGGCCCGGCGGCGGGTTCCCGCTGCCGCTGCATCGCCTCACCGCGCCGACATCGATGATCCGGCACCCGTTTCCGGTCACGAGCCTGGATCACGCCGGCGATCTGGCGGCCCTGCTCGGCGTCTCGATGGAAGAACTGCTGTGGTTCGGCGACACCAACGGCCTGCAGCGCCGGGCGCGCTCGGACCGCCTGCAGCACTACCGATCCACCTGGGTGCCGTCGGTGAGCGGGGGGCGACTGCTGGAGGCCCCGCTGTCCCGGCTCAAGGCAATCCAGCGGCAGATCCTCGCGCAGATTCTGACGCCGATCCCGATACACGACGCGGCGCACGGTTTCGTCGTGGGCCGGAGTGCCCGCACGGGGGCCGCGCCGCACGTCGGTACCGGCCTGTTGATCAGTCTGGATCTCGAGTCGTTCTTCGCCTCCATCACCGGGAGTCGGATCTACGGGGTTCTCCGCGCCGCCGGTTACCCGGAGCCGGTGGCACATCTGCTGACCGGCCTGTGCGCCACTGCCACCCCGGTGCGGGTGCTGGCCGAGATGCCGGGAACCGCTGCGCCGTCGGCGTTCCGGCTGCGTCGGCGGCTGGCCGAGCCGCATCTCCCGCAGGGTGCACCGACTTCACCGCAACTGGCCAACCTCTGCGCCTTCGCAATCGACCGTCGGTTGTCGGCGTATGCCTCGGCAATCGGGGCCGTCTACACCAGATATGCCGACGACCTCACGTTCTCCGGCGACACCCTGGTGGTCCGGCAACGGGGGGTTGTCGCAGCGGTCGCGCGAATCGTCGCGGAAGAGGGTTTCCGGCTGCACATCGACAAGACCAGGACGCGCGGGCGGGACGCCCGGCAGCAGGTCACCGGGGTCGTGGTCAACGCCTCTACCACCGTGCCGCGCCGGGACTACGACACGCTGCGGGCCATTCTGCACAACTGCGTCACCCATGGCCCCTCGACGCAGAACAGAGTGGAGCACAACGATTTCCGGGCGCACCTGCGCGGGCGGATCTCCTGGGTCGCGTCGTTGGACGCCGGTCGTGGCCGAAAACTGCTGGCCACCTTCGAGCAGATCGACTGGACCTAGGAGACTCCTGAACAACCCGGGTTTGGGGGTGACGTCGCCGGCGCCGTGTCGGGCTCGGACTGTGGGCTGGCTGATGTGTGGTGGTGGCACGGATTGCGTGTCGAAGGACCGAAGCCGGCGGCGGGGTCTTGGTGGGCGGCAGGACTGTCCTTGAGGTCCTATTGGGGCCTGTTTTGGGCTCTCAGGCGGTGGCCAGGGCCCAGTTTCCGTCGGTGCGGGTCAGTCCAAGGACCAGGAGCCGTCGTAGGTTCAGCCCGGCCACCCGTAGGTGCAACCAGTGGTCATTTTTGGTGGTGCCGCGGTATCGGACTTTGCGGTTGCCGCGGACCAGCCAGGCGATGGACCGTTCGACCATCGGCCGGTGTTGCCGGTAAACCTGTTGAAATTGCGGCGTTTCCGCCTGTCGGCGGGCGGCTCGGAGCAGCTTCTCCTGGGAGTGCAGGATCAGCGTGCGACCGGTGCGGCTGGTCGTGCACTGAGCCCGCAGCGGGCAACCCTTGCACGCGGAGCCGAAGGTGACCGACCGAGTCGGGGTCACTTTGCGGGTGACCTGGTTCGGGCAGGTCACTTCGGTTTCGTCGTCGTTGATGGTGAAGTCGTCGATGCTGAACCCACCGGGGACGGCCGTTGGCAACGGTGCCGGTTTGATGATCGCTTCATGGCCAGCGGCGGCCAGTTCGGCGCGGGCGCCGCCGGAGCCGTAGGCCGAATCGCCCAGCACCTGCCGCGGTCCGTCCTCGTCGTCGAGCAAACCCGGTCCGACCTGGGCGTCGCCGGAGTGCTCGCCGGAGGCTTTGCTCAGTTCGCAGTCGGTGATGATGCCGGTGTCCGGTTCGATCGCGATGTGCGCCTTGAACCCGTCCTGGCGGCGGTGCACCGTTTTGTGGGCGTGCCGGGCGTCGGGATCCACCACCGAGATGATCCGGTCCTTGGCGACCCGTTGGGCGATCTGCCACCGCCCGTCGGTGCCATCAGACCCGTCCACCGGTTCGACGTCCTGACCGGCGATCAACGCCAACAACGCCACCCGCCTCAGCACCTTTGGGACCCAACTCCTGCTCCGGTAGATGGCCGAGCAATCGGTGCGCATCGCCAACCAGAGCGTCGATCAGCTGCTGCCGCGCGGCCTGATCGTTCCAGGCGATCGCCGGTTTGCCGGGGTCGTCGTAGTCATGGGCGGTGCAGTGCTGGGCGACGATGTCGGCGGCACCGGGAACGTCGCGGCGGACCCGGCGGACCGCTGCGATCAGTTGGGTCACGGTGTCCTGAGTGGCGACCGCATCATCCAAAATCGTGGAGTCCAACACTCGCCGGGTCTTGCCTGTCAAGGCACCGGTTTCGGCGACCACCGTCCTCACCGCGTCGAAGATCCGATTCGGCGATGCGGACGCAGCCAGCCGGCGACGCCAGTACGTCAACGTCGTCGGATGAAACGCCGCCGCCGTGACCGGCAGGCCGCAGGCGGCCTTCCACCGCAGGTCGAACGTCACCGCATCGACGGTCTCACTGTCGGAAACCCCGTGCAGCGCTTGCAGAACCAACACCGCGGCCATCACATCGGCCGGCACCGACGGGCGCCCACCCACGCCGGGGAACAGGTCGGCGAACATCGCATCCGGGAACAGCGTCCGCCGATGCCCGGCCAAAAACGCGAACACGCTGCCCGGCTTCAACAGATGCCCGGCCACCGATTCCACATCCAACAAGTCCCGCTGATCAGGCGCTCTACCCTGCATCCACCCATTCTCCCAGCCCACGCCGAACCGGGCCCGGAGCGACACAGTTATTCAGCGGTCTCCTAGTCGTCCGTCATCTGAGCCAGCACCGTGGCGCAGATGTCGTGGAACTCCACCAGTTGCGAATCCGACAGCGGGTCGAACATGGTCGAGCGCACCGTCTCTGCGTGGCTCGGGGCGACCTCGACGAGACGATCGTGGCCGGCCTCCGTCAGGATCGCCAGTTGCCCGCGCTTGTCACCGGGAGCCTGCTCGCGGCGAACCCATCCGTAGTCCTCGAGTCTGGCGACCGCGTGCGACAGGCGGGATTGGGAGGCCTGGACGATCTCGGCCAACTGGTGCATCCGCATCGACCGCCCGGGCGCCTCCGACAGCATCGCCAGGATGAGGTAGTAGGCGTGCGGCATCCCGGCGACCCGCTGCAGATCCCTTTCGATGCGGGCGTTGAGCGCCGAAGACATCATCAGGAACGTTCGCCAGGTTGTCTGCTGCTCGGGCGTCAGCCAGGGATCGTTGCGCACGCGAGGAGTATATCGGTCGGTACTTGAGCGTTCATGTAAATCCGGGTACGCTGGAGGCATGACCACGCAGACCCCTACCCGGATGCCCGTGCTCTACCTGTCGCACGGCGCGCCGCCGCTGGCCGACGACGCGACGTGGACCGGCGAATTGCAGCGCTGGGGAGCGGATCTGCCCCGGCCGAAGTCGATCCTGGTGGTGTCCGCCCACTGGGAATCGGCGCCGCTGGCGGTGGGTGCCACCGATCGGGTGCCTCTGACCTACGACTTCGGCGGCTTCCCGCAGCACTATTACGAGGTCACCTACGACGCGCCCGGCGCGCCGGAACTGGCCGCGGATGTCGCGAAGCTCTTCGCCCAGCCGGGGCAGCCGGTGTACCAGGACCCCGACCGCGGGCTCGACCACGGCGCCTACGTCCCGCTGAAGGAGATGTTCCCGGAGGCCGATGTTCCGGTCCTGCAGGTGTCGATGCCGACCCTGGATCCGTCACAGCTCTTCCAGCTGGGTCGGGCGCTCGCACCGTTGCGGGACGAGGGCGTGCTGATCGTCGGCTCCGGCTTCACCACCCACAACGTGCGCGAGGGGGTTGCCGACGTGAACGGTGCCGCACCGCAGTGGGGCCACGAGTTCGACCTGTGGGCCAAGGAGACGGTCGAGGCCGGAGACATCGACTCGGTGCTCGACTTCCAGCGGACCGCGCCGGCGGCGCTGCGTGCGCATCCGCGCAGTGAACACTTTGCGCCGCTGTTCGTTTCGCTCGGCGCGACCGCGGACGTGGGCGTCCAGGCGACCAGCACGGTGGACGGCTTCTGGCACGGGATGGCCAAACGGTCGTTCCAGTTCAACTGACTTGCCGCGGCTGCCGGTGCCCGAGATGGCCGCCGCGACGGGATCGGACAGAATGACCGGGTGACCATGACGCCGGCGGAAACCGCGGCCCTGGACCGGGCAGTCGAGCTGGCGGCTCGCGGTGAGGGCACCGTGCTGCCCAATCCGGTGGTGGGTTGTGTGCTCCTGTCTCCCGAGGGTGAGACCGTCGGCGAGGGTTGGCATCAGCGGGCCGGCGGCCCTCACGCCGAGGTTGTTGCGCTGTCCGACGCCGGCGACAGGGCCAGGGGTGCGACAGCGATCGTCACGTTGGAGCCGTGCAACCACACCGGACGGACCGGGCCGTGCTCGCTGGCGCTGATCGAGGCGGGGGTCAGGAAGGTCATCGTGGCCGTCCGTGATCCGTGGCCCACTGCGTCCGGTGGCGGCCGGACCCTAGGGGCGGCGGGCATCGAGGTGGTCGAACCGCCCGAGACCCATTGCGCGGCAGAGGACGTCAATCGGGTCTGGCTCACCGCGACCCGTCTGCTCCGCCCCTTCGTGACCTTCAAGGCCGGCATCACGATCGATGCCCGGGTGGCGGCGCAGGACGGCACCAGTCGGTGGATCACCTCGTCTGAATCCAGGGCCGACGTGCATCGTCTCCGCAGCCGGGTGGACACCATGATGGTCGGGATCGGCACGGTGCTGGCCGACGACCCGTTGCTGACCGTCCGGAACGCGAACGGTATCCCGACCGGGACCCAGCCGCTGCGGGTGGTGATCGACTCGCAAGGGCGCACACCGGTGGATGCCAAGGTCCGCAACGGCGACGCCGGGACGAGGATCGTCACATCGGTGGACGGCGCGCCGGTCGACCTCCCCGGCACCCTCTCGGAGTTGTACCGAATGGGACGTCGTCACGTGCTGCTGGAGGGCGGTCCCCGGTTGGCGACCAGCATGCTCGATGCCGGACTGATCGACGAGATCATCGTCTACATCGCACCTGTCGTGCTGGGAGCCGGCCCATCGATGCTCGGCGGCGGTGTCGTCACCACTCTCACCCAGGCCCATCGCGCCGAACTCCGGACGATCGATCAACTGGGTCCCGACGTCCGACTGCGCTACCGCCTCACGTCCTGACGGCGTCCTGGAAGCGCTGCGAGTAGGCCCCGTGGGACTCGAACCCACAACCCGCGGATTAAAAGTCCGCTGCTCTGCCAATTGAGCTAGAGGCCCCGGAGTCCTTGGGAGACCGGCCGAGGGATGAGCCTACCGGGTCGCGTCGTCGGGTCCGGCCGATCCTCGCCCGGCCGCGGACGACGGCCCCTACCTATGCAGAGACCGGGGCCACAGGAATTTGGTTGCGCGAGTTCGACCAACAGGTGCATGCTTGCGGGCGGCAACTAGATGCATTGCGCAAGCAAATGTCCGTGGAAGGGGTGCAGACCGTGACGAGCAACATCGTCGAGTCCGACGTATCAGGTCTGTCGTCACCCTTCGGGCCGGTGCCGACGCAGTCCGGTGCGCTCGATCAGGCCGGTGCATCCGAGATCGACGCGACCGGCCGATTCGATCAGGCCGCCGAGATCGCCGACGCGGTCATCAGCCTGATGCGCATCTACGGAAACCTCAAGGCCCGGGTGGCGAATACCGCAGATCCGGAGATCGCTGCGTTGTTCCTGCTGGTTCGCCTGGTCAAGGACGGTCCCAAGCGCGCCAAGGAACTGGCGGACCTGACCAGCGCGGATCCCTCGACGGTCTCTCGGCAGGTCGCGACGCTGGTCAAGACCGGGCTGATCGAGAGGAAGGCCGATCCGGAGGACGGTCGAGCTTCCATCCTCGTGCCCACCGAGCTGGGTGTCACCAGGGTGCAGGAACACTTCGTGAACCGCGGCCAGATGATCGAACCGATGATCGCCGACTGGCCCGAGACCGACCGCAGCGACTTCCTGCGTCTGCTCCGCTGCTACGCCGACCGGCTCGAGTCCCGCCGCGAGGAAGTGGTGCAGACCATGAGCAAGAGCCACCACCTGCAGTCCACGCATCATTTGCCGCCGCCCCAACATGTTCCGACGCCACCACCCCCGCACGCCAGTACCGAGAGGTCCAACTGATGGCCACCACTGACACATCCGCGCCGCAGACCGCAGCACCGCAGAGTCCCGCGGGCCTGACGCACAAGCAGATCCTGACGATCCTGGTGGGTCTACTCCTGGGGATGTTGCTCGCCGCCCTCGACCAGACGATCGTCTCCACCGCGATCCGCACGATCGGTGACGACCTGCACGGTCTCAACATCCAGGCCTGGGTCACCACCGCCTACCTGATCACCTCGACCGTGACCACGCCGCTGTACGGCAAGCTCTCGGACATCTACGGCAGACGTCCGCTGTTCCTGTTCGCCATCTCGATCTTCATCCTCGGGTCGCTGGCGAGCTCGTTCGCCACCTCGATGCCGATGCTCGCCGCCTTCCGCGCATTCCAGGGCATCGGCGCCGGCGGTCTGTTCTCGATGGCCTTCGCCGTGCTCGCCGACATCGTTCCCCCGCGTGAGCGCGCCAAGTACCAGGGCTACTTCCTGGCCGTGTTCGGCACCTCATCGGTGATCGGTCCGCTGGTCGGAGGCTTCTTCGCCGGCACCACCAGCATCCTGGGCATCTCGGGCTGGCGCTGGGTCTTCCTGGTCAACGTCCCGATCGGTGCCGTCGCGCTGTTCGTGGTGTTCAAGGTCCTGCACATCCCGCACGTCCGGCGCAACCACCGCATCGACTGGTGGGGCGCACTGGCCCTCGTCGTCGGTATCGTGCCGATCCTGATCGTGGCCGAACAGGGCAGTGTCTGGGGCTGGCTCTCGGCCAGGATCCTGGGGCTGATCGCGGTCGGCCTGGTCGGTATCGCTGCGTTCATCTTCGTGGAGTTCAAGATGAAGGACGACGCGTTGATCCCGATGCGCCTGTTCAAGGCCGCGACGTTCAGCCTCGGCCTGGGCGTCAACGCGCTGGTCGGTGTCGGCATGTTCGGGGCCATCTCGATGCTGCCGCTCTACCTGCAGTTGGTGAAGGGCGTCACCCCCACCCAGTCGGGCCTGCAGTTGCTGCCCCTGATGCTGGGACTGATGATCGGGGCCATCGCCTCCGGGCAGCTGACCTCGCGGACCGGCAAGTACAAGATCTTCCCGGTGATCGGAACGGCGATCCTGACGGTGGCGTTCGTCCTGCTGCTGACGATCAAGGTCTCCACGAACTATCCGCAGTTGGCGGTCTACTTCCTGCTCGTCGGCCTGGGACTGGGCCTGTGCATGCAGACCCTGTTGATCGCCGTCCAGAACTCGGTGCCGGCGCGGGACATCGGAGTGGCGACATCGTCGGCGACGTTCTTCCGTCAGCTCGGCGGCACCCTCGGGGTCGGAATCTTCCTGTCGCTGCTGTTCAACACCCTGCCGAACAACATCAGCAAGGCACTGCAGGCCTCCTCCACCGATCCGTCGTTCCAGCAGGCGGCGGGCAAGGCAGCGGCGGTTGCCGGGCAGAACGTGCCCACCTACCTGGGATCCCTCGGTGGCCAGCTGACGGTGGACTCGTCGTTCCTGAGCAAGATCGACCCGCTCATCGCCCACCCCTACCAGGTCGGGTTCGTGAACTCGACCCACGTGGTCTACATCTGTGGCGCGATCTGCATGGTGATCGCATTCGGCCTGGTGATGATGATCAAGCAGGTGCCGCTGCGCACCATGTCCGCGTTGCAGGAGACCCAAATGGAGCAGGCCAGCCTGGAGGCCGAGAGCCTGCCGGCCGACGGTGGCCCCTCTGCCCCTGATCTGTCGAAGAGCGCGCCGGCGGAGACCGCGAGCGAAGCAGTGTCCTCGGTCGTTCCCGGCGCACCGTCGAAGGGGAACGGCCACGCCCCGGCCCACTCACCGGACGCGACCGGCGAGCATGTCGCGGTCGCCGTCCTGATCGCCAAGTCCGACGTGCTCACCGAAGGCCGGCCGGTCGGAACGGACCACGGTAGGCACGAGGCCTGATCGCCTGCTGCGGCAGCACAGCACACCGGCAGGGCACGGCGGAATCCTCCGCCGTGCCCTGCCGGATTTTCCCGGACGACCTCAGTGGCCCGCTGCCGGGTTCCCGCGGCGTCCCACTGATGAACGGGACCGGAGAATTGGTCGAGGGCTCCAGGGTGGAGGTGCCGGAACTCCATCGTTGGAGTAGTTCGGTGCCCGTACTCAGGCACCGAACACCTGCGGTCATGGCGCAAACGTCGGCCGGACCGTGAGCACCGGAGCCGCGGCGTCGGATCTGTCCGAAAAGCGGGGCAGTTACTGCCAGGGAGCGATGATCGGCAGTTCACGATCCTCGACGGCGGGCACCGGGCGACCGTCGACGGTGACGTACCGGCGGCGGGGCCCGCGAGAGGCGATCGACTCCACCGCATCCACGAGGCGATCGACGTGCTCGCCGGTGGTGGCCAGGCCGACGGAGGCGCGGATCGCGTGGCCGGTGCCGTCCGCCACATCGCATCCGGCTGCACCCAGCAAC is from Nakamurella sp. PAMC28650 and encodes:
- a CDS encoding reverse transcriptase family protein, whose product is MPDGRARLAIALADAFLAGAWTSDGLRTQGQLVLGARHAWLRRLAREVIKAYPEPPSDRPRELFAFVLQTQAMAQVERRAARPGGGFPLPLHRLTAPTSMIRHPFPVTSLDHAGDLAALLGVSMEELLWFGDTNGLQRRARSDRLQHYRSTWVPSVSGGRLLEAPLSRLKAIQRQILAQILTPIPIHDAAHGFVVGRSARTGAAPHVGTGLLISLDLESFFASITGSRIYGVLRAAGYPEPVAHLLTGLCATATPVRVLAEMPGTAAPSAFRLRRRLAEPHLPQGAPTSPQLANLCAFAIDRRLSAYASAIGAVYTRYADDLTFSGDTLVVRQRGVVAAVARIVAEEGFRLHIDKTRTRGRDARQQVTGVVVNASTTVPRRDYDTLRAILHNCVTHGPSTQNRVEHNDFRAHLRGRISWVASLDAGRGRKLLATFEQIDWT
- a CDS encoding MarR family winged helix-turn-helix transcriptional regulator; amino-acid sequence: MRNDPWLTPEQQTTWRTFLMMSSALNARIERDLQRVAGMPHAYYLILAMLSEAPGRSMRMHQLAEIVQASQSRLSHAVARLEDYGWVRREQAPGDKRGQLAILTEAGHDRLVEVAPSHAETVRSTMFDPLSDSQLVEFHDICATVLAQMTDD
- a CDS encoding MDR family MFS transporter, with translation MATTDTSAPQTAAPQSPAGLTHKQILTILVGLLLGMLLAALDQTIVSTAIRTIGDDLHGLNIQAWVTTAYLITSTVTTPLYGKLSDIYGRRPLFLFAISIFILGSLASSFATSMPMLAAFRAFQGIGAGGLFSMAFAVLADIVPPRERAKYQGYFLAVFGTSSVIGPLVGGFFAGTTSILGISGWRWVFLVNVPIGAVALFVVFKVLHIPHVRRNHRIDWWGALALVVGIVPILIVAEQGSVWGWLSARILGLIAVGLVGIAAFIFVEFKMKDDALIPMRLFKAATFSLGLGVNALVGVGMFGAISMLPLYLQLVKGVTPTQSGLQLLPLMLGLMIGAIASGQLTSRTGKYKIFPVIGTAILTVAFVLLLTIKVSTNYPQLAVYFLLVGLGLGLCMQTLLIAVQNSVPARDIGVATSSATFFRQLGGTLGVGIFLSLLFNTLPNNISKALQASSTDPSFQQAAGKAAAVAGQNVPTYLGSLGGQLTVDSSFLSKIDPLIAHPYQVGFVNSTHVVYICGAICMVIAFGLVMMIKQVPLRTMSALQETQMEQASLEAESLPADGGPSAPDLSKSAPAETASEAVSSVVPGAPSKGNGHAPAHSPDATGEHVAVAVLIAKSDVLTEGRPVGTDHGRHEA
- the ribD gene encoding bifunctional diaminohydroxyphosphoribosylaminopyrimidine deaminase/5-amino-6-(5-phosphoribosylamino)uracil reductase RibD, encoding MTPAETAALDRAVELAARGEGTVLPNPVVGCVLLSPEGETVGEGWHQRAGGPHAEVVALSDAGDRARGATAIVTLEPCNHTGRTGPCSLALIEAGVRKVIVAVRDPWPTASGGGRTLGAAGIEVVEPPETHCAAEDVNRVWLTATRLLRPFVTFKAGITIDARVAAQDGTSRWITSSESRADVHRLRSRVDTMMVGIGTVLADDPLLTVRNANGIPTGTQPLRVVIDSQGRTPVDAKVRNGDAGTRIVTSVDGAPVDLPGTLSELYRMGRRHVLLEGGPRLATSMLDAGLIDEIIVYIAPVVLGAGPSMLGGGVVTTLTQAHRAELRTIDQLGPDVRLRYRLTS
- a CDS encoding MarR family winged helix-turn-helix transcriptional regulator, producing the protein MTSNIVESDVSGLSSPFGPVPTQSGALDQAGASEIDATGRFDQAAEIADAVISLMRIYGNLKARVANTADPEIAALFLLVRLVKDGPKRAKELADLTSADPSTVSRQVATLVKTGLIERKADPEDGRASILVPTELGVTRVQEHFVNRGQMIEPMIADWPETDRSDFLRLLRCYADRLESRREEVVQTMSKSHHLQSTHHLPPPQHVPTPPPPHASTERSN
- a CDS encoding dioxygenase produces the protein MTTQTPTRMPVLYLSHGAPPLADDATWTGELQRWGADLPRPKSILVVSAHWESAPLAVGATDRVPLTYDFGGFPQHYYEVTYDAPGAPELAADVAKLFAQPGQPVYQDPDRGLDHGAYVPLKEMFPEADVPVLQVSMPTLDPSQLFQLGRALAPLRDEGVLIVGSGFTTHNVREGVADVNGAAPQWGHEFDLWAKETVEAGDIDSVLDFQRTAPAALRAHPRSEHFAPLFVSLGATADVGVQATSTVDGFWHGMAKRSFQFN